The Desulfocurvus vexinensis DSM 17965 genome includes a window with the following:
- a CDS encoding glycosyltransferase family 9 protein produces MQETHPDQPPAPGRSHLVVQLARFGDLVQTKRLLATLAARPGAEVHLAVDRSLAGLAGLLFPGVVVHGLSAHAQGQPDPARALEDNLPVFAALRGAAFHEVYNLNYSGLNFALSTLFDPAIVRGHRLENGQRLSDPWAAMALRWTRQRRFAGLNLVDYWAELAADPLPPGMVNPVARRGGRGVGLVLAGRNARRSLPPQTLVLLAGAVVQGTGASRVVLLGSGAERGAAKELAALMPRALRSITEDAVGATDWRGLMDALAGLDALLTPDTGTMHLAAHLGVPVHGFFLSSAWCFETGPYGLGHRVWQADIGCAPCLETEPCPIGTRCAQAFAGRDLLRHLAGNAAFEPPEGLTGYVSAFDPLGLTFRPVLGADPEADRRQQFRILLAGMLGQPMTGTVDPELAREFLREEDWMLPRAIKPHATMEFLDFQEKVQA; encoded by the coding sequence ATGCAAGAGACCCACCCGGACCAGCCCCCGGCGCCAGGCCGCAGCCATCTGGTGGTCCAGCTCGCCCGCTTCGGCGATCTGGTACAGACGAAGCGCCTGCTGGCGACCCTGGCCGCGCGCCCCGGGGCCGAGGTGCATCTGGCGGTGGACCGCTCCCTGGCGGGCCTGGCGGGCCTGCTTTTCCCGGGGGTGGTCGTCCACGGCCTGAGCGCCCACGCCCAGGGCCAGCCCGACCCGGCCCGGGCCCTGGAGGACAACCTGCCCGTGTTCGCCGCCCTGCGCGGGGCCGCGTTCCACGAGGTCTATAACCTCAACTATTCCGGCCTGAATTTCGCCCTGTCCACCCTGTTCGACCCGGCCATCGTGCGCGGGCACCGCCTGGAGAACGGCCAGCGCCTGTCCGACCCCTGGGCGGCCATGGCCCTGCGCTGGACGCGCCAGCGCCGCTTCGCCGGGCTGAATCTCGTGGACTACTGGGCCGAGCTGGCCGCCGACCCGCTGCCCCCGGGCATGGTCAACCCCGTGGCCCGGCGCGGCGGGCGCGGGGTGGGCCTCGTGCTTGCCGGGCGCAACGCCCGCCGCTCCCTGCCGCCGCAGACCCTGGTCCTCTTGGCCGGGGCCGTGGTCCAGGGCACGGGGGCCTCGCGGGTGGTGCTGCTGGGTTCGGGGGCCGAGCGCGGGGCGGCCAAGGAGCTTGCGGCCCTCATGCCGCGCGCCCTGCGCAGCATCACCGAGGACGCCGTGGGCGCCACGGATTGGCGCGGACTCATGGACGCCCTGGCCGGGCTGGACGCGCTGCTGACCCCCGACACGGGCACCATGCACCTGGCGGCGCATCTGGGCGTGCCGGTGCACGGCTTCTTCCTGTCCTCGGCGTGGTGCTTCGAGACCGGGCCCTACGGCCTGGGGCACCGCGTGTGGCAGGCCGACATCGGCTGCGCGCCCTGCCTGGAAACCGAGCCCTGCCCCATCGGCACGCGCTGCGCCCAGGCCTTCGCCGGGCGCGACCTGCTGCGCCATCTGGCGGGCAACGCGGCCTTCGAGCCCCCCGAGGGGCTCACGGGCTACGTTTCGGCCTTCGACCCCCTGGGCCTGACCTTCCGGCCCGTGCTGGGGGCGGACCCCGAGGCCGACCGCCGCCAGCAGTTCCGTATCCTGCTGGCCGGAATGCTCGGCCAGCCCATGACCGGCACCGTGGACCCGGAGCTGGCCCGCGAGTTCCTGCGCGAGGAGGACTGGATGCTCCCGCGCGCCATCAAGCCGCATGCAACCATGGAATTCCTGGATTTCCAGGAGAAGGTTCAGGCATGA
- the tilS gene encoding tRNA lysidine(34) synthetase TilS has product MPVPPPPAAIPLKLQALPPQAAHFCLGVERFVRGELGLDLAGRTVLVGFSGGLDSTTLLAALAALAPRLGCAVAAAHLDHGLRPESGAEAERARALCAALGLPCEVQRQDVGALAAARGLGQEEAAREARYAFLGQAMDRCGATVLAVGHMLDDLAEDVLMRLVRGAGWPQLGGMRAWDPGRRLLRPLLLTPRARARAFATALALPWTEDPSNADPRFLRNRVRHALLPQLLAENPNFLRQVASQWRLARLDAAQFAAETAALLARAEPVPGAPGALLLPGALLAPLAPAQRLRLFKAALEAQGPGQPLAEGLLRLERAWASGRQGATVQFPGAKTARVAARGVTFARAARAPGPPDAP; this is encoded by the coding sequence GTGCCCGTGCCCCCCCCCCCCGCCGCCATCCCCCTGAAGCTCCAGGCCCTGCCGCCCCAGGCGGCCCATTTCTGCCTGGGCGTGGAGCGCTTCGTGCGCGGCGAGCTGGGGCTGGACCTGGCCGGGCGCACGGTGCTGGTCGGCTTTTCGGGCGGGCTGGACTCCACGACCCTGCTCGCCGCCCTGGCCGCCCTGGCCCCGCGCCTGGGCTGCGCCGTGGCCGCCGCGCATCTGGACCACGGGCTACGCCCCGAGTCCGGGGCCGAGGCCGAGCGGGCCCGGGCCCTGTGCGCCGCCCTTGGCCTGCCCTGCGAGGTGCAGCGCCAGGACGTGGGCGCCCTGGCCGCCGCCCGGGGCCTGGGCCAGGAAGAGGCCGCCCGCGAGGCGCGCTACGCCTTCCTGGGCCAGGCCATGGACCGCTGCGGGGCCACGGTGCTGGCCGTGGGCCACATGCTCGACGACCTGGCCGAGGACGTGCTCATGCGCCTTGTGCGCGGCGCAGGCTGGCCGCAGCTGGGCGGAATGCGCGCCTGGGACCCGGGGCGCCGCCTGCTGCGCCCGCTGCTGCTGACCCCGCGCGCCCGGGCCCGGGCCTTCGCCACGGCCCTGGCCCTGCCCTGGACCGAGGACCCCTCCAACGCCGACCCGCGCTTTTTGCGCAACCGCGTGCGCCACGCCCTGCTGCCGCAGCTGCTGGCCGAGAATCCGAACTTCCTGCGCCAGGTGGCCAGCCAGTGGCGTCTGGCCCGGCTGGACGCCGCGCAGTTCGCCGCCGAAACCGCCGCCCTGCTGGCCCGGGCCGAGCCCGTGCCCGGCGCGCCGGGGGCGCTGCTGCTGCCCGGGGCCCTGCTGGCGCCCCTGGCCCCGGCCCAGCGCCTGCGGCTGTTCAAGGCCGCCCTGGAGGCCCAGGGCCCCGGCCAGCCCCTGGCCGAAGGGTTGCTGCGCCTGGAGCGCGCCTGGGCCTCGGGCCGCCAGGGCGCCACGGTGCAGTTCCCGGGCGCCAAGACGGCCCGCGTGGCCGCCCGGGGCGTGACCTTCGCCCGCGCCGCCAGGGCGCCCGGCCCGCCGGACGCGCCATGA
- a CDS encoding CgeB family protein, which produces MTSRSDLTGAAPPGAPGGALRVLLVPPLYGGSLPVARFCGRALADMGHMVETFEAPDFHGAFTALKGLRVTSERLTHLENAFLGVVSQAILAKVETFEPDLVLALAQAPLGAQALRRLRRDGVPTAMWFVEDWRVFTYWRGYAPLYDFFAVIQEDPFLGELAAVGQPNALYLPLAADPQFHRPLDLTPGERRTWGAQVGFMGAGYPNRRRAFRRLAHHDFKIWGTEWEGDAVLARRVQMQGRRVSPEECVKIFNATLVNLNLHSSVQAERLVPGGDFVNPRTFELAACGAFQLVDRRTLMDELFWSDELATFETMAELEERIQYFLAHPEERAEYARRGRARVLAEHTYTHRMQALLAFIAQRRPGWPAPRKSARALDGLPEPLRAQVAELLGRLGLGADTGFDDLVWAVRQRQGELTEVETAVLFLDEWRRQYGAKPSGG; this is translated from the coding sequence ATGACTTCACGAAGCGATCTGACGGGGGCGGCGCCCCCGGGAGCCCCGGGGGGGGCGTTGCGGGTGCTGCTGGTTCCGCCGCTGTACGGAGGATCCCTGCCGGTGGCCCGGTTCTGCGGGCGGGCCCTGGCGGACATGGGGCACATGGTGGAGACCTTCGAGGCTCCGGACTTCCACGGCGCGTTCACGGCCCTCAAGGGCCTGCGCGTGACCTCCGAGCGGCTGACGCACCTGGAGAACGCCTTTCTGGGCGTGGTCTCCCAGGCCATCCTGGCCAAGGTGGAGACCTTCGAGCCCGACCTGGTGCTGGCCCTGGCCCAGGCGCCCCTGGGGGCCCAGGCCCTGCGGCGGCTGCGCCGCGACGGCGTGCCCACGGCCATGTGGTTCGTGGAGGACTGGCGGGTCTTCACCTATTGGCGGGGCTACGCGCCGCTGTACGACTTCTTCGCCGTGATCCAGGAGGACCCCTTCCTGGGCGAGCTGGCGGCGGTGGGGCAGCCCAACGCCCTCTATCTGCCCCTGGCGGCGGACCCGCAGTTCCACCGGCCCCTGGACCTGACCCCCGGCGAGCGCCGCACCTGGGGCGCGCAGGTCGGCTTCATGGGCGCGGGCTACCCCAACCGGCGCCGGGCCTTCCGGCGCCTGGCGCACCATGACTTCAAGATCTGGGGCACGGAGTGGGAGGGCGACGCGGTCCTGGCGCGGCGGGTGCAGATGCAGGGCCGCCGCGTGAGCCCCGAGGAGTGCGTGAAGATCTTCAACGCCACCCTGGTCAACCTGAACCTGCACTCCAGCGTGCAGGCCGAGCGGCTGGTGCCCGGGGGCGACTTCGTGAACCCGCGCACCTTCGAGCTGGCCGCCTGCGGCGCCTTCCAGCTTGTGGACCGGCGCACGCTCATGGACGAGCTGTTCTGGTCCGACGAGCTGGCGACCTTCGAGACCATGGCCGAGCTGGAGGAGCGCATCCAGTACTTCCTGGCCCACCCCGAGGAGCGCGCGGAATACGCCCGCCGGGGCCGGGCGCGGGTGCTGGCCGAGCACACCTACACCCACCGCATGCAGGCGCTTCTGGCCTTCATCGCCCAGCGCCGCCCGGGCTGGCCCGCCCCGCGCAAGAGCGCCCGGGCCCTGGACGGCCTGCCCGAACCCCTGCGCGCCCAGGTGGCGGAACTGCTGGGCCGCCTGGGCCTGGGGGCCGACACGGGCTTCGACGACCTGGTCTGGGCCGTGCGCCAGCGCCAGGGCGAGCTGACCGAGGTGGAGACCGCCGTGCTGTTCCTGGACGAATGGCGCAGGCAGTACGGGGCCAAGCCTTCCGGGGGCTGA
- a CDS encoding TrkH family potassium uptake protein, protein MATNNRLSPNVLIILGFATVILAGTCVLRLDVCRTGVELSWLDALFTATSATCVTGLTVVDTGTFFTPVGQGVLLGLFQVGGLGVMTYTSLVFLLWRKRISLSDRTAVRQSLLQDPSFRLGGFLLRVVLGALAIEALGAALLWTLAPGGFTPWSAVFHAVSAFCNAGFGLHADSLVQWRAHAGVNLVVMALIVLGGLGFAVLIELGGWPRAAWRRLRSGRVDPGARLSWHARVVLSTSLWLVLGGAGVIVLAEFALGRNGAPPGTALWSALFQSVTCRTAGFNTMDIGSMTNISLLVMIALMFIGGSPGSCAGGVKTTTFRALVAFSLARLMGRRQAVVRRFALDEGSMNDALTLILYGITIVGLGTLALCVTETGPLPHGQTRDVFLELLFECVSAFGTVGLSTGLTGELSPWGRLVVTLLMFVGRLGPIVFVGVLHDMRRQERFTWPEKRLPIG, encoded by the coding sequence ATGGCGACGAACAACCGGCTTTCCCCCAACGTCCTGATCATCCTGGGCTTCGCGACGGTCATTCTGGCCGGGACGTGCGTGCTGCGCCTGGACGTGTGCCGCACCGGGGTGGAGCTGTCCTGGCTGGACGCGCTGTTCACGGCCACTTCGGCCACCTGCGTCACCGGGCTCACGGTGGTGGACACGGGCACCTTCTTCACCCCCGTGGGCCAGGGCGTGCTGCTGGGCCTGTTCCAGGTCGGCGGGCTGGGGGTGATGACCTACACGAGCCTGGTGTTTCTCTTGTGGCGCAAGCGGATTTCCCTGTCCGACCGCACGGCGGTGCGCCAGAGCCTGCTTCAGGACCCATCCTTCCGTCTGGGGGGCTTTCTGCTGCGCGTGGTGCTCGGGGCGCTGGCCATCGAGGCCCTGGGTGCCGCGCTGCTGTGGACCCTGGCCCCCGGGGGCTTCACGCCGTGGTCTGCCGTGTTCCACGCCGTGTCGGCCTTCTGCAATGCGGGCTTCGGCCTGCATGCCGACAGCCTCGTGCAGTGGCGCGCCCATGCGGGGGTGAACCTCGTGGTCATGGCGCTCATCGTGCTGGGCGGGCTGGGGTTCGCGGTGCTCATCGAGCTGGGCGGCTGGCCCCGGGCGGCGTGGCGGCGGCTGCGCAGCGGGCGAGTGGACCCCGGGGCGCGCCTGTCGTGGCATGCGCGGGTGGTGCTCTCCACCAGCCTGTGGCTGGTGCTGGGCGGGGCGGGGGTGATCGTGCTGGCCGAGTTCGCTCTGGGCCGCAACGGCGCGCCCCCGGGCACGGCGCTGTGGTCGGCGCTGTTCCAGTCCGTGACCTGCCGCACCGCCGGGTTCAACACCATGGACATCGGCAGCATGACCAACATCTCGCTGCTGGTGATGATCGCGCTGATGTTCATCGGCGGGTCGCCGGGCTCCTGCGCGGGCGGGGTCAAGACCACCACCTTCCGGGCCCTGGTGGCTTTCTCCCTGGCGCGGCTCATGGGCCGCAGGCAGGCCGTGGTCCGGCGCTTCGCCCTGGACGAGGGCTCCATGAACGACGCCCTGACGCTGATCCTCTACGGCATCACCATTGTCGGCCTGGGCACCCTGGCCCTGTGCGTCACCGAAACCGGCCCGCTGCCCCACGGCCAGACGCGCGACGTGTTCCTGGAGCTGCTCTTCGAGTGCGTGAGCGCCTTCGGCACCGTGGGCCTTTCCACGGGGCTGACCGGGGAGCTGTCGCCCTGGGGGCGGCTGGTGGTCACGCTGCTCATGTTCGTGGGCCGCCTGGGGCCCATCGTCTTCGTGGGCGTGCTGCACGACATGCGCCGCCAGGAACGGTTCACCTGGCCCGAGAAGCGGCTGCCCATCGGCTAG
- the hemA gene encoding glutamyl-tRNA reductase, with amino-acid sequence MQQKLILVGLNHRTAGVEIREAYALAECDPCRLGLVSPEGPVTEAVTLSTCNRVEILAVADHTTQPEAILAFWAETCGGSVGVLGPHVYVHQGLDAVRHLFTVASSLDSMVMGEPQILGQIKDAYRASVDHGAAKVILNRLLHKAFSVAKRVRTETAIASSAVSISYAAVELAKKIFGDMSANRAMLVGAGEMAELAAAHLVNAGIREILVANRTYSRAKELAARFKGRAVPFENLTALLPEVDIVISSTGATEAVIRARDVKPVLRARRNRPMFFIDIAVPRDIDPDVNALDNVYLYDIDDLKEVVEENLAARRDEAVKAAAIVEEEVGAFSRWLESLELQPTIVDLLSRGEAIAERELAKTLKRLGPEVDPATEEALRTLVRSVARKLYHEPIVYLKRRTQEEGRAQRIIDSTRRMFNLDGDQVPEDAHAERKGTVVPLRPAQCVHAAAANGQDNDNDS; translated from the coding sequence ATGCAGCAAAAACTCATTCTTGTCGGCCTGAACCACCGCACCGCGGGCGTGGAAATCCGCGAGGCCTACGCCCTGGCCGAATGCGACCCCTGCCGCCTGGGGCTGGTCAGCCCCGAGGGGCCCGTCACCGAGGCCGTGACCCTGTCCACCTGCAACCGCGTGGAAATCCTGGCCGTGGCCGACCACACGACGCAGCCCGAGGCCATCCTGGCCTTCTGGGCCGAAACCTGCGGCGGCAGCGTGGGCGTCCTTGGCCCGCACGTCTATGTACACCAGGGCCTGGACGCCGTGCGCCACCTGTTCACCGTGGCCTCCAGCCTGGATTCCATGGTCATGGGCGAGCCGCAGATCCTGGGCCAGATCAAGGACGCCTACCGCGCCAGCGTGGACCACGGCGCGGCCAAGGTCATCCTGAACCGCCTGCTGCACAAGGCCTTTTCCGTGGCCAAGCGCGTGCGCACCGAAACGGCCATCGCCTCCAGCGCCGTGTCCATCAGCTATGCCGCCGTGGAGCTGGCCAAGAAGATCTTCGGCGACATGAGCGCCAACCGGGCCATGCTCGTGGGCGCGGGCGAAATGGCCGAACTGGCCGCCGCGCACCTGGTCAACGCGGGCATCCGCGAGATCCTGGTGGCCAACCGCACCTACTCGCGGGCCAAGGAGCTGGCCGCGCGCTTCAAGGGCCGCGCCGTGCCCTTCGAGAACCTCACCGCCCTGCTGCCCGAGGTGGACATCGTCATCTCCTCCACCGGCGCCACCGAGGCCGTGATCCGCGCGCGCGACGTCAAGCCCGTGCTGCGCGCGCGGCGCAACCGGCCCATGTTCTTCATCGACATCGCCGTGCCGCGCGACATCGACCCCGACGTCAACGCCCTGGACAACGTCTACCTCTACGACATCGACGACCTCAAGGAGGTGGTGGAGGAGAACCTCGCCGCCCGCCGCGACGAGGCCGTCAAGGCTGCGGCCATCGTCGAGGAGGAGGTCGGGGCGTTCTCGCGCTGGCTGGAGTCCCTGGAGCTGCAACCGACCATCGTGGACCTGCTCTCGCGCGGCGAGGCCATCGCCGAGCGCGAACTGGCCAAAACCCTCAAGCGCCTGGGCCCGGAGGTGGACCCCGCCACCGAGGAGGCCCTGCGGACCCTGGTGCGCTCGGTGGCGCGCAAGCTCTACCACGAGCCCATCGTCTACCTGAAGCGCAGGACCCAGGAAGAAGGTCGCGCCCAGCGGATCATCGACTCCACCCGGCGGATGTTCAACCTCGACGGCGACCAGGTGCCCGAAGACGCCCACGCCGAGCGCAAGGGCACCGTGGTGCCCCTGCGTCCGGCCCAGTGCGTCCACGCCGCCGCCGCCAACGGCCAAGACAACGACAACGACTCCTGA
- a CDS encoding adenylate kinase: MNILIFGPNGSGKGTQGTLAKDKYGLDHIESGAIFRKHIGGGTELGMKAKEYINRGELVPDDITIPMVLDVLQSSKAGWLLDGFPRSLVQAQKLWDALKKDGVALNYVIEIKLPREIAKARIMGRRLCENNPNHPNNIGIPAIAPNGDKCRVCGGALSARQDDQDASAIDKRHDIYYDEATGTMAAVNFYKNMKDSGFKFIELDGEKGITEIKEYLMSQLA, encoded by the coding sequence GTGAATATCCTGATCTTCGGCCCCAACGGCTCCGGCAAAGGCACCCAGGGCACCCTGGCCAAGGACAAGTACGGTCTGGACCACATCGAGTCCGGCGCCATCTTCCGCAAGCACATCGGCGGCGGCACCGAGCTTGGCATGAAGGCCAAGGAGTACATCAACCGCGGCGAGCTGGTGCCCGACGACATCACCATCCCCATGGTGCTGGACGTGCTCCAGAGCTCCAAGGCCGGCTGGCTGCTGGACGGCTTCCCGCGCTCCCTGGTCCAGGCCCAGAAGCTGTGGGACGCCCTGAAGAAGGACGGCGTCGCCCTGAACTACGTCATCGAGATCAAGCTGCCCCGCGAGATCGCCAAGGCGCGCATCATGGGCCGCCGCCTGTGCGAGAACAACCCGAACCACCCCAACAACATCGGCATCCCGGCCATCGCCCCCAACGGCGACAAGTGCCGCGTGTGCGGCGGCGCCCTGTCCGCCCGTCAGGACGACCAGGACGCATCGGCCATCGACAAGCGCCACGACATCTACTACGACGAGGCCACCGGCACCATGGCCGCCGTGAACTTCTACAAGAACATGAAGGACTCCGGCTTCAAGTTCATCGAGCTGGACGGCGAAAAGGGCATCACCGAGATCAAGGAATACCTCATGAGCCAGCTGGCCTAG
- a CDS encoding potassium channel family protein, with protein sequence MKRKQEIGVVGLGKFGFFVARRLMELGHDVVGLDVSQDNVRRAQDQLTQVYQGDGADKAVLEQLGFKEFDHVVVSVGDAMEASILIAMHLKELGARRVWVKAMSLDHEKVLYKVGADEVFFPELFGSQQLAMRITSPGLIEYLHYGQGILVQKLVVDQWSGQTLRELNLTNRYQMLVIARRPAAAEAFDYLPRADVRLEAGDEVVVVVQEEMAGKFKP encoded by the coding sequence ATGAAGCGCAAGCAGGAAATCGGCGTCGTCGGCCTGGGCAAGTTCGGGTTTTTCGTTGCCCGGCGGCTCATGGAGCTGGGCCACGACGTGGTCGGCCTGGACGTGAGCCAGGACAACGTGCGCCGCGCCCAGGACCAGCTGACCCAGGTCTACCAGGGCGACGGGGCGGACAAGGCCGTCCTGGAGCAGCTCGGCTTCAAGGAGTTCGACCACGTGGTGGTCAGCGTGGGCGACGCCATGGAGGCCTCGATTCTCATCGCCATGCACCTCAAGGAGCTGGGCGCGCGCCGGGTGTGGGTCAAGGCCATGAGCCTGGACCACGAGAAGGTGCTGTACAAGGTCGGCGCCGACGAGGTGTTCTTCCCCGAGCTGTTCGGCTCGCAGCAGCTGGCCATGCGCATCACCAGCCCCGGGCTCATCGAGTACCTGCACTACGGCCAGGGCATCCTGGTCCAGAAGCTGGTGGTGGACCAGTGGAGCGGCCAGACCCTGCGCGAGCTGAACCTGACCAACCGCTACCAGATGTTGGTCATCGCCCGCAGGCCCGCCGCCGCCGAGGCCTTCGACTACCTGCCCCGGGCCGACGTGCGCCTGGAGGCGGGTGACGAGGTCGTGGTGGTGGTCCAGGAGGAGATGGCCGGGAAGTTCAAGCCGTAG
- a CDS encoding cytochrome C assembly family protein, which yields MDYASLLEIAVVALYFAGALLFPAGMLGQRPVLKRAGSLCAAGGLVLHSMEIALLFAAGGHATFLQGGLYYSLMAWLLLVVYFGIWWRKRLEFLALAASPLALVLYLSSITIPAGKAVTMPEHFAGLFFTLHIGALLCSLTLLAMAFAAGALFLHMERKIKTKEKLTGFRKDLPSLNTLDLANKWAVIWGFPLYSLGLLSGFIWGRYTWGRLLTWDPKEITSLCIWVLYAYLFHQRLSLGWRGRKAAILGMLVFTLSMLSLVLVNFLVPSHHNFQ from the coding sequence ATGGATTATGCTAGCCTGCTGGAAATAGCCGTTGTGGCGCTGTATTTCGCCGGGGCGCTGCTGTTCCCCGCCGGGATGCTCGGGCAGCGGCCCGTGCTCAAGCGCGCGGGCAGCCTGTGCGCCGCCGGGGGCCTGGTCCTGCATTCCATGGAAATCGCCCTGCTCTTCGCCGCCGGGGGCCACGCCACCTTCCTCCAGGGCGGGCTGTACTACAGCCTCATGGCCTGGCTGCTGCTGGTGGTCTACTTCGGCATCTGGTGGCGCAAGCGGCTGGAATTCCTGGCCCTGGCCGCCTCGCCCCTGGCCCTGGTGCTCTACCTGTCGTCCATCACCATCCCGGCGGGCAAGGCCGTGACCATGCCCGAACACTTCGCCGGGCTGTTCTTCACCCTGCACATCGGCGCGCTGTTGTGCAGCCTGACGCTGCTGGCCATGGCCTTCGCCGCCGGGGCGCTGTTCCTGCACATGGAGCGCAAGATCAAGACCAAGGAGAAGCTCACCGGCTTCCGCAAGGACCTGCCGAGCCTGAACACCCTGGACCTGGCCAATAAATGGGCCGTGATCTGGGGCTTCCCGCTCTACTCCCTGGGCCTGCTCTCGGGCTTCATCTGGGGCCGCTACACCTGGGGCCGCCTGCTCACCTGGGACCCCAAGGAAATCACCTCCCTGTGCATCTGGGTGCTCTACGCCTACCTCTTCCACCAGCGCCTGAGCCTGGGCTGGCGGGGGCGCAAGGCGGCCATCCTGGGCATGCTGGTCTTCACCCTGTCCATGCTCTCCCTGGTCCTGGTCAACTTCCTGGTGCCCTCGCACCACAACTTCCAATAA
- a CDS encoding menaquinone biosynthetic enzyme MqnA/MqnD family protein: protein MSTARLRIGQIGYLNVLPLFHHLKQVFPPSDGLAYIPGHPAEMNALLARGELDCAPASSFEYLAGAGRYHLLPELSISAPQGPVKSVLLVSPVALDALPAWLAAHGSGVGLTGASASSAALLKVLWALCWGLPEPRWEPMAPGSGLAGARPFLEIGNHALKIHVDRPAGWHVIDLAEHWLRWTGLPFVFAVWIVRRGLSPAQRALLAEVHTALLHCKTTCAQAIAEIALWDEFTPWISPAGIHDYLATMGYDLGPREQASLALFGAHCATLGLLEGMPALTWAL, encoded by the coding sequence ATGAGCACCGCACGCCTGCGCATCGGCCAGATCGGCTACCTGAACGTCCTGCCCCTGTTCCATCACTTGAAGCAGGTCTTCCCGCCCTCGGACGGGCTGGCGTACATCCCCGGGCACCCTGCGGAGATGAACGCGCTGCTGGCGCGCGGCGAACTGGACTGCGCCCCGGCCTCGTCCTTCGAATACCTCGCGGGCGCCGGGCGCTACCATCTGCTGCCCGAGCTGTCCATCAGCGCGCCGCAGGGGCCGGTGAAGAGCGTGCTGCTGGTCAGCCCCGTGGCCCTGGACGCGCTGCCCGCGTGGCTGGCGGCCCACGGCTCCGGGGTCGGGCTCACGGGGGCTTCGGCCAGCTCTGCGGCCCTGCTCAAGGTGCTCTGGGCGCTGTGCTGGGGCCTGCCCGAGCCGCGCTGGGAGCCCATGGCCCCGGGCAGCGGGCTCGCGGGGGCCCGCCCGTTCCTGGAAATCGGCAACCACGCCCTGAAGATCCACGTGGATCGCCCGGCGGGCTGGCACGTCATCGACCTGGCCGAACACTGGCTGCGCTGGACGGGTCTGCCCTTCGTCTTCGCGGTGTGGATCGTGCGCCGGGGGCTCTCCCCGGCCCAGCGGGCCCTGCTGGCCGAGGTCCACACCGCCCTGCTGCACTGCAAGACCACCTGCGCCCAGGCCATCGCCGAAATCGCCCTGTGGGACGAATTCACGCCCTGGATCAGCCCGGCGGGCATCCACGACTACCTGGCCACCATGGGCTACGACCTCGGCCCCCGGGAGCAGGCCTCCCTGGCCCTGTTCGGCGCGCACTGCGCCACCCTGGGCCTGCTCGAAGGCATGCCCGCCCTGACCTGGGCGCTGTAG
- a CDS encoding precorrin-2 dehydrogenase/sirohydrochlorin ferrochelatase family protein codes for MRHYPVFLDPARLRALVVGAGEVGQRKIGTLLDCGAAHVLALDTAAPSPGLAALLEHPGLEFARRPFAPADLDGRTLAFACTGDPQVNALVAEAARERGVPVNVADAPELGTFIVPATVDSGPLTVAFSTGGASPALARRIGAEMRAHFGPQYGLFLTLMERMRPQVLALGMGTPANTELFRALVGCGLLEALARADREAASALLHGLLPAPLAPKIGELLDGLC; via the coding sequence ATGCGCCACTACCCCGTGTTCCTCGACCCGGCCCGGCTGCGCGCCCTGGTGGTGGGCGCGGGCGAGGTGGGCCAGCGCAAGATCGGCACCCTGCTGGACTGCGGGGCCGCCCATGTGCTGGCCCTGGACACCGCCGCGCCCTCGCCGGGGCTGGCGGCCCTGCTGGAGCACCCGGGCCTGGAATTCGCCCGGCGGCCCTTCGCCCCGGCGGACCTGGACGGCCGCACCCTGGCCTTCGCCTGCACGGGCGACCCGCAGGTCAACGCCCTGGTGGCCGAAGCGGCCCGTGAGCGCGGCGTGCCGGTCAACGTGGCCGACGCCCCGGAGCTGGGGACGTTCATCGTGCCCGCCACGGTGGACAGCGGCCCGCTCACCGTGGCCTTTTCCACCGGCGGGGCCAGCCCGGCCCTGGCCCGGCGCATCGGCGCCGAGATGCGCGCGCATTTCGGCCCGCAGTACGGCTTGTTTTTGACCCTCATGGAGCGTATGAGGCCCCAGGTGCTGGCCCTGGGCATGGGCACCCCGGCCAATACGGAGCTGTTCCGCGCCCTGGTGGGCTGCGGGCTGCTCGAAGCCCTGGCCCGCGCAGACCGCGAGGCGGCCAGCGCGCTGCTCCACGGCCTGCTGCCCGCCCCCCTGGCCCCCAAGATCGGAGAACTGCTCGATGGATTATGCTAG